One genomic segment of Micromonospora sp. WMMC415 includes these proteins:
- a CDS encoding molybdopterin-binding protein has translation MAMFRIGEAAELLGVSADTVRRWVDAGRLRAVRDEHGHRTVDGVDLAAFARAQAADPDERADASSARNRLRGIVVNVVKDTVMAQVDIQAGPFRIVSLMSREAVDELDLRVGSLAVAVIKSTTVVVERATPAAGPRGRQAS, from the coding sequence GTGGCGATGTTCCGGATCGGGGAGGCGGCCGAACTGCTCGGCGTCAGCGCGGACACCGTGCGCCGCTGGGTGGACGCCGGTCGGCTGCGGGCGGTCCGCGACGAGCACGGGCACCGCACGGTCGACGGGGTGGACCTTGCCGCGTTCGCCCGAGCCCAGGCGGCCGACCCGGACGAGCGGGCGGACGCCTCGTCCGCCCGCAACCGGCTGCGCGGCATCGTCGTGAACGTCGTCAAGGACACCGTGATGGCGCAGGTCGACATCCAGGCTGGCCCGTTCCGGATCGTCTCGCTGATGAGCCGGGAGGCGGTCGACGAGCTGGACCTGCGGGTCGGGTCCCTCGCGGTCGCGGTGATCAAGTCCACGACGGTGGTGGTGGAGCGTGCCACCCCGGCGGCCGGTCCCCGGGGAAGGCAGGCGTCATGA
- a CDS encoding zinc-dependent alcohol dehydrogenase family protein codes for MRATLIHAPFDIRVEEVPDAAVRNPTDAVVRVVQACVCGSDLWAYRGVAARRPGQRIGHEFLGVVEETGAEVSTVRRGDLVVAPFVWSDGTCDFCVEGLHTSCPHGGFWGEPGSDGGQGEAVRVPYADGTLVRLPAEAAGDDRLLTAILALSDVMSTGHHAALAAGVRPGATVAVVGDGAVGLCGVLAARRLGAEQVIALGRHTARTDIARRFGATDVVAERGEAAVAAVRELTKGQGAHAVLEAVGTEESMRTAISVARDGGAVGYVGVPHGGSAGVDIRQMFGRNVRLGGGVAPARAYIPELLADVLAGRIDPSPVFDRTVTLDGVPDGYRAMDERTALKVRIRP; via the coding sequence GTGCGTGCCACCCTGATCCACGCGCCGTTCGACATCCGGGTCGAGGAGGTGCCCGACGCCGCCGTCCGGAACCCGACCGACGCGGTCGTCCGGGTCGTGCAGGCGTGCGTCTGCGGCAGCGACCTGTGGGCGTACCGGGGGGTGGCCGCGCGCCGGCCCGGGCAGCGGATCGGGCACGAGTTCCTCGGCGTGGTCGAGGAGACCGGCGCCGAGGTGAGCACGGTCCGCCGGGGCGACCTGGTGGTGGCGCCGTTCGTCTGGTCGGACGGCACCTGCGACTTCTGCGTCGAGGGCCTGCACACGTCCTGCCCGCACGGCGGCTTCTGGGGTGAGCCCGGCTCGGACGGCGGCCAGGGCGAGGCGGTGCGCGTCCCGTACGCCGACGGCACGCTGGTGCGGCTGCCCGCCGAGGCGGCCGGCGACGACCGGCTGCTCACCGCGATCCTGGCGCTGTCCGACGTGATGTCCACCGGGCACCACGCCGCCCTCGCCGCCGGTGTGCGGCCCGGCGCGACGGTGGCTGTCGTCGGGGACGGCGCGGTCGGGCTGTGCGGGGTGCTCGCGGCCCGCCGGCTCGGCGCGGAACAGGTCATCGCGCTCGGCCGGCACACCGCGCGGACCGACATCGCCCGCCGGTTCGGCGCCACCGACGTGGTCGCCGAGCGCGGCGAGGCCGCCGTCGCGGCGGTGCGGGAACTGACCAAGGGGCAGGGCGCGCACGCGGTGCTGGAGGCCGTCGGCACCGAGGAGTCGATGCGCACCGCCATCTCGGTGGCGCGCGACGGCGGCGCCGTCGGCTACGTGGGCGTGCCGCACGGCGGCAGCGCCGGCGTGGACATCCGCCAGATGTTCGGCCGCAACGTGCGGCTCGGCGGCGGCGTCGCCCCGGCCCGCGCGTACATTCCGGAGCTGCTCGCCGACGTGCTGGCCGGCCGGATCGACCCGTCGCCGGTCTTCGACCGCACGGTCACGCTCGACGGGGTGCCGGACGGCTACCGGGCGATGGACGAGCGCACCGCCCTGAAGGTGCGGATCAGGCCGTGA
- a CDS encoding Fur family transcriptional regulator produces the protein MTQAIPNVTRNTRQRAEVLALLREVEGFHTAQQLHRMLCDRDARVGLTTVYRTLQLLVDAGEIDSTRLPGGEQLFRRCSQSRHHHHLVCRSCGRTVEVAGPAVERWADQVAAEHGFTDVDHTLEIFGTCADCARA, from the coding sequence GTGACGCAGGCGATCCCGAACGTGACCCGGAACACCCGGCAGCGTGCCGAGGTGCTCGCGCTGCTGCGGGAGGTCGAGGGCTTCCACACCGCGCAGCAGCTGCACCGGATGCTCTGCGACCGCGACGCCCGGGTCGGCCTGACCACCGTCTACCGCACCCTCCAGTTGCTGGTCGACGCCGGTGAGATCGACTCCACCCGGCTGCCCGGCGGCGAGCAGTTGTTCCGCCGGTGCAGCCAGAGCCGCCACCACCATCACCTGGTCTGCCGCTCCTGCGGCCGGACGGTCGAGGTGGCCGGCCCGGCGGTCGAGCGCTGGGCCGACCAGGTGGCGGCCGAGCACGGCTTCACCGACGTGGACCACACGCTGGAGATCTTCGGCACCTGCGCGGACTGCGCCAGGGCCTGA
- the smpB gene encoding SsrA-binding protein SmpB: MSTARKPDRTLIASNKKARHDYTVVKTYEAGIVLAGTEVKSLREGRASLVDAFAQERDGELMLYGLHIAEYGYGTWTNHAPRRTRKLLLHRVEIDRIREKLRDGGFTLVPLSMYFSNGWAKVELALARGRKSYDKRQALAERDAQREIARELGRRLKGRPQRRS; this comes from the coding sequence GTGAGCACCGCCCGGAAGCCCGACCGCACGCTGATCGCCTCGAACAAGAAGGCCCGGCACGACTACACCGTCGTCAAGACGTACGAGGCGGGGATCGTGCTGGCCGGCACGGAGGTCAAGTCGCTGCGCGAGGGACGTGCGTCCCTGGTCGACGCGTTCGCGCAGGAGCGCGACGGCGAACTGATGCTGTACGGCCTGCACATCGCCGAGTACGGCTACGGCACGTGGACCAACCACGCGCCGCGGCGCACCCGCAAGCTGCTGCTGCACCGGGTGGAGATCGACCGGATCCGGGAGAAGCTGCGCGACGGCGGGTTCACCCTGGTGCCGCTGTCGATGTACTTCTCCAACGGCTGGGCCAAGGTGGAGCTGGCGCTGGCCCGGGGCCGGAAGTCGTACGACAAGCGGCAGGCGCTGGCCGAGCGCGACGCGCAGCGGGAGATCGCCCGGGAGCTGGGCCGCCGTCTCAAGGGCCGCCCGCAGCGCCGGAGCTGA
- a CDS encoding RNA 2'-phosphotransferase, translating to MDDARLVRLSKRMSLALRHRPDRFGLAPDRAGWVPVDDVLAALGIRRADLDDAVAGNDKQRFAVERGPDGVERIRANQGHSIPVDLGLSPVDPPAVLYHGTSAAVLDSIRVSGLHRGGRHHVHLSPDVETARRVGARRAGRTVVLTVDAAGMARDGHAFYRSANGVWLTDTVPARYLEA from the coding sequence GTGGATGATGCGCGGCTGGTCCGGCTGAGCAAGCGGATGTCCCTCGCCCTGCGGCACCGTCCGGACCGCTTCGGGCTGGCCCCGGACCGCGCCGGCTGGGTGCCCGTCGACGACGTCCTCGCCGCTCTGGGCATCCGCCGCGCCGACCTCGACGACGCGGTGGCCGGCAACGACAAGCAGCGCTTCGCGGTGGAGCGCGGCCCGGACGGCGTCGAGCGTATCCGGGCCAACCAGGGGCACTCGATCCCCGTCGATCTCGGGCTGTCGCCGGTGGACCCGCCGGCCGTGCTCTACCACGGCACCAGCGCCGCCGTGCTGGACTCGATCCGGGTGAGCGGGCTGCACCGGGGCGGCCGGCACCACGTCCACCTCTCGCCGGACGTGGAGACCGCGCGGCGGGTGGGGGCCCGGCGCGCCGGCCGGACCGTGGTCCTGACCGTCGACGCGGCCGGCATGGCGCGCGACGGCCACGCCTTCTACCGCAGCGCCAACGGTGTCTGGTTGACCGACACCGTCCCCGCCCGTTATCTGGAGGCCTGA
- a CDS encoding NUDIX domain-containing protein has protein sequence MTATPYSHCSYCGTAYPPPTAWPRVCAACGETVWRNPLPVAVAVLPVRTDAGLGVVVVRRDIEPARGQLALPGGFIEYGEEWQDALVRELREETGLLADPADATLFAVHSAPAGGTMMIFGELSARPAATLPPSAPTEEATEWLVLTEPVELAFSTHTRVLADFLSRHAG, from the coding sequence ATGACCGCGACGCCGTACTCGCACTGCTCCTACTGCGGCACGGCCTACCCGCCACCGACCGCGTGGCCCCGCGTCTGCGCGGCCTGCGGCGAGACCGTCTGGCGCAATCCGCTGCCGGTGGCGGTGGCGGTGCTGCCGGTGCGCACCGACGCGGGCCTGGGCGTGGTGGTCGTCCGCCGGGACATCGAGCCGGCGCGTGGGCAGCTCGCGCTGCCGGGCGGCTTCATCGAGTACGGCGAGGAGTGGCAGGACGCGCTGGTGCGGGAGCTTCGCGAGGAGACCGGCCTGCTCGCCGACCCGGCCGACGCGACGCTGTTCGCGGTGCACAGCGCCCCGGCGGGCGGCACGATGATGATCTTCGGGGAGTTGTCCGCCCGGCCGGCCGCGACGCTGCCGCCGTCGGCGCCCACCGAGGAGGCGACCGAGTGGCTGGTGCTCACCGAGCCGGTCGAGCTGGCGTTCTCGACCCACACCCGGGTGCTCGCCGACTTCCTCTCCCGGCACGCCGGCTGA
- a CDS encoding SRPBCC family protein → MIDASSQISAVRRQLGRRALEAGEARVMTISQTYDASPEDVWDACTNPERIPRWFLPVSGDLRLGGRYQLQGNAGGTIERCDPPKGFAATWEYGDEVSWIEVRLAPVEDGRTRFELDHIAHVDDDRWTQFGPGAVGVGWDLAALGLASHLAAAGAGVTPEESEAWMASDEGRRFVALSSEQWYEASVAGGTDRAEARAAADRTTAFYTGAEQA, encoded by the coding sequence ATGATCGACGCCAGCAGCCAGATCAGCGCCGTCCGGCGCCAGCTCGGCCGCCGTGCCCTCGAGGCCGGCGAGGCCCGGGTGATGACGATCAGCCAAACGTACGACGCGTCCCCGGAGGACGTCTGGGACGCCTGCACCAACCCCGAACGCATCCCCCGCTGGTTCCTGCCCGTCTCCGGGGACCTGCGGCTGGGCGGCCGCTACCAGTTGCAGGGCAACGCCGGCGGCACGATCGAACGCTGCGATCCGCCGAAGGGCTTCGCCGCGACCTGGGAGTACGGCGACGAGGTGAGCTGGATCGAGGTGCGGCTCGCCCCGGTCGAGGACGGCCGGACGCGGTTCGAGCTGGACCACATCGCGCACGTCGACGACGACCGCTGGACACAGTTCGGCCCCGGGGCGGTGGGCGTGGGCTGGGACCTGGCGGCGCTCGGCCTCGCCTCGCACCTGGCCGCCGCGGGCGCCGGCGTCACCCCCGAGGAGAGCGAGGCCTGGATGGCCTCCGACGAGGGCCGACGGTTCGTCGCGCTGAGCAGCGAGCAGTGGTACGAGGCGAGCGTCGCCGGCGGCACCGACCGGGCCGAGGCCCGGGCCGCGGCCGACCGCACCACCGCCTTCTACACCGGCGCCGAGCAGGCCTGA
- a CDS encoding helix-turn-helix transcriptional regulator produces the protein MHAFDVLGDPVRRRILELLADGEMTAGELVEVVRAEFGISQPAVSQHLKVLRDNGFATVRPAGTRRLYAVDTRPLREVDQWLEHFRRFWTNPLQALATELARGQRERRRREPPPPDDRSER, from the coding sequence GTGCACGCGTTCGATGTGCTCGGCGATCCGGTGCGACGCCGGATCCTGGAGCTGCTGGCCGACGGCGAGATGACCGCCGGTGAGCTGGTCGAGGTGGTCCGGGCGGAGTTCGGGATCTCCCAGCCGGCTGTCTCCCAGCATCTGAAGGTGTTGCGCGACAACGGCTTCGCCACCGTCCGCCCGGCCGGCACGCGCCGGCTGTACGCGGTCGACACCCGGCCGCTGCGGGAGGTCGACCAGTGGTTGGAGCATTTCCGCCGGTTCTGGACCAACCCGCTCCAGGCACTGGCCACCGAGCTGGCCCGGGGCCAGCGCGAGCGGCGGCGACGCGAGCCGCCGCCCCCCGACGACAGGAGTGAACGATGA
- a CDS encoding glycogen debranching N-terminal domain-containing protein: MKADLVRILDGNIFVLSEENGDIAATPANPCGFFDFDTRFLSRWRLTINGETLHPLAVHEPHYFEARFFLVPGVPTHYVDAKVSVIRDRVITGGSFQETLTVLNHRSEPTDYTVRIDAGSDFVPILAMQQPHGPAGRFYRRTENGSLRLGYQRERFQRETVISSTAPADVDENGLTYHVRIDRNGRWTTTVRVRSLVLRPDGEDVRERLHRRRRRAADQLRTDLGHWLAESPRLSCDWEVLTTAWRRSLVDLAGLRFSPLTLPEEAMPAAGLPWTATITGRDSILTSLQALPVAPGLAAATLRMLGIDQGAVLDDFRDEEPGKILTEFRYGERAAFEERPQSPYYGSADTTPLYVVLLDEYERWTGDTALAREFEEEARAALRWIEEYGDIRNDGYVWYQRRNNDTGLLNQGWKDSPDAVCYRDGHLPGLPRATCELQGYAYDAKRRGARLARDVWGDPAYADRLEREAADLKVRFNRDFWLAGDGYFALALDSDGTPVDALSSNIGHLLWSGIVDDSRAASVVEHLLGPRLFSGWGVRTLAEGQARYNPLGYHVGTVWPFDNALIAAGLRRYGFRREAGVIAEGIIAASAYFDARLPEAFAGFDRERTGYPVRYPTANSPHALATSATIMLVRTLLGLEPYGEHLVVAPEVPARFGRVELLDIPGRWGRMDAIGTARADHQS, encoded by the coding sequence GTGAAGGCCGACCTGGTCCGGATCCTGGACGGCAACATCTTCGTCCTCAGCGAGGAGAACGGCGACATCGCGGCGACCCCGGCGAACCCGTGCGGATTCTTCGACTTCGACACCCGCTTCCTGTCCCGCTGGCGGCTCACCATCAACGGCGAAACGCTGCACCCGCTCGCCGTGCACGAACCGCACTACTTCGAGGCCCGGTTCTTCCTGGTGCCCGGCGTTCCGACCCACTACGTCGACGCGAAGGTGTCGGTCATCCGGGACCGCGTCATCACCGGCGGCAGCTTCCAGGAGACGCTCACCGTCCTCAACCATCGGTCCGAACCGACGGACTACACGGTACGGATCGACGCCGGCAGCGACTTCGTGCCGATCCTCGCGATGCAGCAGCCGCACGGCCCCGCCGGGCGCTTCTACCGCCGGACAGAGAACGGCTCCCTACGCCTGGGCTACCAGCGGGAGCGGTTCCAGCGGGAGACGGTCATCTCCAGCACGGCACCCGCGGACGTCGACGAGAACGGGCTGACCTACCACGTACGGATCGACCGGAACGGGCGGTGGACGACCACTGTGCGGGTCCGGAGCCTGGTTCTCCGCCCGGACGGCGAGGACGTGCGCGAACGGTTGCACCGCCGTCGGCGGCGCGCCGCCGACCAGCTCCGGACCGACCTGGGTCACTGGCTGGCCGAGTCGCCGCGGCTCAGCTGCGACTGGGAGGTCCTGACGACGGCGTGGCGGCGCAGCCTGGTGGACCTCGCCGGCCTGCGGTTCTCGCCGCTGACCCTGCCCGAGGAGGCGATGCCCGCCGCCGGCCTGCCGTGGACCGCCACCATCACCGGCCGGGACAGCATCCTGACGAGCCTGCAGGCCCTCCCGGTCGCTCCGGGGCTCGCCGCCGCGACGCTGCGCATGCTCGGCATCGACCAGGGCGCGGTCCTCGACGACTTCCGCGACGAGGAGCCGGGAAAGATCCTGACCGAGTTCCGGTACGGGGAACGCGCCGCGTTCGAGGAGCGTCCGCAGTCGCCGTACTACGGCAGCGCCGACACCACCCCGTTGTACGTCGTCCTGCTCGACGAGTACGAGCGGTGGACCGGTGACACCGCGCTGGCGCGGGAGTTCGAGGAGGAGGCCCGGGCGGCGTTGCGGTGGATCGAAGAGTACGGCGACATCCGTAACGACGGGTACGTCTGGTACCAGCGCCGCAACAACGACACGGGCCTGCTCAACCAGGGCTGGAAGGACTCTCCCGACGCGGTCTGCTACCGCGACGGGCACCTGCCCGGCCTGCCCCGGGCGACCTGCGAACTTCAGGGGTACGCGTACGACGCGAAGCGGCGGGGCGCCCGGCTGGCCCGCGACGTCTGGGGCGACCCGGCGTACGCCGACCGGTTGGAGCGGGAGGCAGCGGACCTGAAGGTGCGCTTCAACCGGGACTTCTGGCTGGCCGGCGACGGCTACTTCGCGCTCGCCCTCGACAGCGACGGCACCCCGGTCGACGCCCTGTCGTCGAACATCGGGCACCTGCTGTGGAGCGGCATCGTCGACGATTCGCGGGCGGCGTCGGTGGTCGAGCACCTGCTCGGCCCGCGGCTCTTCTCCGGCTGGGGGGTACGCACCCTGGCGGAGGGCCAGGCCCGGTACAACCCGCTCGGCTACCACGTCGGCACCGTGTGGCCCTTCGACAACGCGCTGATCGCCGCCGGGCTGCGCCGGTACGGCTTCCGACGCGAGGCCGGCGTCATCGCGGAGGGGATCATCGCGGCGTCGGCGTACTTCGACGCCCGCCTGCCGGAGGCGTTCGCCGGGTTCGACCGGGAGCGGACCGGTTACCCGGTGCGCTACCCGACGGCGAACAGTCCCCACGCGCTGGCGACGAGCGCGACCATCATGCTGGTCCGTACGCTGCTCGGACTGGAGCCGTACGGCGAGCACCTGGTGGTGGCCCCCGAGGTGCCGGCGCGGTTCGGTCGCGTCGAACTGCTGGACATTCCCGGCCGCTGGGGCCGGATGGACGCCATCGGCACCGCTCGCGCCGATCATCAGAGCTAG
- a CDS encoding SCP2 sterol-binding domain-containing protein, whose translation MSEATETFFAGLVRHGHERLTRKTCGSIRFDLIHPDGTDHWLVTIDRGTVRVTREARTADTVIHADESLFERMARGEVKPLSAWLRNDITTEGQFRYVVLLERLFAPPPGARHPRAVSPTARDRA comes from the coding sequence ATGTCGGAGGCGACGGAGACGTTCTTCGCCGGGCTCGTCCGGCACGGGCACGAGCGCCTGACCCGCAAGACCTGCGGCTCCATCCGCTTCGACCTGATTCACCCCGACGGGACCGACCACTGGCTGGTGACGATCGACCGGGGCACGGTGCGGGTCACCCGGGAGGCGCGCACGGCCGACACGGTGATCCACGCGGACGAGTCGTTGTTCGAGCGGATGGCCCGCGGCGAGGTCAAGCCCCTCTCCGCCTGGCTACGCAACGACATCACCACCGAGGGCCAGTTCCGGTACGTCGTGCTGCTGGAACGCCTGTTCGCGCCGCCGCCCGGCGCCCGCCACCCGCGCGCCGTCAGCCCGACAGCCCGGGACCGGGCGTGA
- a CDS encoding glutamate--cysteine ligase gives MTYRPAPTLPDLTTLTLGVEEEYLLLDPDTGASLPVAGQVLDELSGAAREQSRQEFRHSMVEMVTPVSSELAEVREHLVALRGAAADAAEAAGARLVAVGATPVHEPHRTVPDKPRYHAMSRRFGPVAHDPAVCGCHVHVGVPDRELAVQVCNHLRPWLPVVQAITANSPLHDGRDTGHASWRSMQLERWPSIGPTPHFESVADYDATVEELIRAGIMLDAAMVYWYARPSVAYPTVEVRVGDVCPTVDDTVLVAGLVRALVATVAGDVRHGILAPRIRDCLLSAAHWRAAHDGLDGDLIDLRSGLARPAWDLVDELFATVAPALLRHGDLTYVLDQLHRVRRDGNGAARQRRVLARTGCDVRAVLDHLAAQTRPAA, from the coding sequence ATGACGTACCGTCCGGCCCCCACCCTCCCCGACCTCACCACGCTGACCCTCGGCGTCGAGGAGGAGTACCTGTTGCTGGACCCCGACACGGGGGCGAGCCTGCCGGTCGCCGGACAGGTGCTCGACGAGCTGTCGGGCGCCGCGCGTGAGCAGAGCCGGCAGGAGTTCCGGCACAGCATGGTCGAGATGGTCACGCCGGTCTCGTCCGAGCTCGCCGAGGTACGCGAGCACCTGGTGGCGCTGCGCGGGGCCGCCGCCGACGCGGCCGAGGCCGCCGGCGCCCGCCTCGTCGCCGTGGGGGCCACGCCGGTGCACGAACCGCACCGGACGGTGCCGGACAAACCCCGCTACCACGCGATGTCCCGGCGATTCGGGCCGGTCGCGCACGATCCGGCGGTCTGCGGCTGCCACGTGCACGTCGGTGTCCCGGACCGGGAACTCGCCGTGCAGGTCTGCAACCACCTGCGCCCCTGGCTGCCGGTGGTGCAGGCGATCACCGCCAACTCGCCGCTGCACGACGGCCGGGACACGGGGCACGCGAGCTGGCGGTCGATGCAGCTGGAACGCTGGCCGAGCATCGGCCCCACCCCGCACTTCGAGTCGGTCGCCGACTACGACGCCACCGTCGAGGAGCTGATCCGGGCGGGCATCATGCTGGACGCAGCGATGGTCTACTGGTACGCCCGCCCGTCCGTCGCGTACCCCACGGTCGAGGTGCGGGTGGGCGACGTCTGCCCGACCGTCGACGACACCGTGCTCGTCGCCGGGCTCGTCCGCGCCCTCGTCGCGACCGTGGCGGGCGACGTCCGCCACGGGATCCTCGCCCCCCGGATCCGGGACTGCCTGCTCTCCGCCGCCCACTGGCGCGCCGCCCACGACGGGCTCGACGGCGACCTCATCGACCTGCGCTCGGGCCTTGCCCGGCCGGCGTGGGACCTGGTCGACGAGCTGTTCGCCACCGTCGCGCCCGCGCTGCTGCGGCACGGCGACCTGACGTACGTGCTCGACCAGCTGCACCGGGTCCGCCGCGACGGCAACGGCGCGGCCCGGCAGCGCCGCGTCCTGGCCCGGACCGGCTGCGACGTCCGCGCCGTGCTGGACCATCTCGCGGCCCAGACCCGCCCGGCGGCGTGA
- a CDS encoding N-acetylglutaminylglutamine amidotransferase has product MCGIGGEVRLDGSTPDAEAVARMTDAMRSRGPDGEGLWSDGWVTLGHRRLTIIDLSDAGAQPMVREDLGLALVFNGCVYNYPELREELRAAGHTFRSTSDTEVILVAYAQWGEAFVDHLVGMFAIGLVDRARRRLVLARDRLGIKPLYLAETPGRLRFASTLPALLRGGDVDTGIDPVALHHYLSWHSIVPAPRTVLRGVRKLPPATLRVVEADGRSRERVYWQPEYVRDPAHAGMDARDWRAAVGGALRTAVRRRLVADVPVGVLLSGGLDSSLIVALLAEAGQDQLRTFSIGFDSRGGEAGDEFHWSDLVAGTYRTDHHRIRLADDDLVPAVRATVTAMTEPMGSHDVVAFHLLSEQVAKHVKVAQSGQGADEVFAGYGYHQPLTGAPRDGAAAAFAAAFFDRDHAELTRVVDPAYACDHDASRDLLTAELAAPGAQTALDAVLRLDTHRMLPDDPVKRVDSMSMAWGLEVRTPFLDQDLVALAAACPPEHKVAQGGKGVLKEVAREVLPPELVDRPKGYFPVPALRNVDGPVRDLVVEALRAPVARERGLFRPEYVAELLADPEAAQSAAGSNKLWQLGLLELWLQTHDIR; this is encoded by the coding sequence GTGTGCGGCATCGGCGGGGAGGTACGCCTCGACGGGTCGACACCCGACGCGGAGGCGGTGGCCCGGATGACCGACGCGATGCGGTCCCGGGGGCCGGACGGCGAGGGCCTGTGGAGCGACGGCTGGGTGACCCTCGGGCACCGCCGGCTCACCATCATCGACCTGTCCGACGCCGGCGCCCAGCCGATGGTCCGCGAGGACCTGGGGCTCGCGCTGGTCTTCAACGGCTGCGTCTACAACTACCCCGAGCTGCGCGAGGAGCTACGCGCCGCGGGGCACACCTTCCGCTCCACCAGCGACACCGAGGTGATCCTGGTGGCGTACGCGCAGTGGGGTGAGGCGTTCGTCGACCACCTGGTCGGCATGTTCGCCATCGGGCTCGTCGACCGGGCCCGGCGGCGGCTCGTGCTGGCCCGCGACCGGCTCGGCATCAAGCCGCTGTACCTCGCCGAGACACCCGGGCGGCTGCGCTTCGCCTCGACCCTGCCGGCGCTGCTGCGCGGCGGCGACGTCGACACGGGCATCGACCCGGTGGCCCTGCACCACTACCTGTCCTGGCACTCGATCGTGCCGGCGCCCCGGACCGTCCTGCGCGGCGTCCGCAAGCTGCCCCCGGCGACGCTGCGGGTGGTCGAGGCGGACGGGCGCAGCCGGGAGCGGGTGTACTGGCAGCCGGAGTACGTCCGCGATCCCGCCCACGCCGGCATGGACGCCCGGGACTGGCGGGCCGCCGTCGGTGGCGCGCTGCGGACGGCCGTACGGCGGCGGCTGGTCGCCGACGTCCCGGTCGGGGTGCTGCTCTCCGGCGGTCTGGACTCCAGCCTCATCGTGGCGCTGCTCGCCGAGGCCGGCCAGGACCAGCTCCGCACGTTCAGCATCGGCTTCGACAGCCGGGGCGGCGAGGCCGGCGACGAGTTCCACTGGTCCGACCTGGTGGCCGGCACGTACCGGACCGACCACCACCGCATCCGGCTGGCCGACGACGACCTGGTGCCGGCGGTGCGGGCGACGGTGACCGCGATGACCGAGCCGATGGGCAGCCACGACGTGGTGGCCTTCCACCTGCTGAGCGAGCAGGTGGCGAAACACGTGAAGGTGGCGCAGTCCGGGCAGGGCGCCGACGAGGTCTTCGCCGGGTACGGCTACCACCAGCCCCTCACCGGGGCGCCCCGCGACGGCGCGGCGGCGGCGTTCGCGGCGGCCTTCTTCGACCGCGACCACGCCGAGCTGACCCGGGTGGTCGACCCCGCGTACGCCTGCGACCACGACGCCAGCCGCGACCTGCTCACCGCCGAACTGGCCGCGCCGGGCGCGCAGACCGCGCTGGACGCGGTGCTGCGCCTGGACACCCACCGGATGCTCCCCGACGACCCGGTGAAGCGGGTCGACAGCATGAGCATGGCCTGGGGGCTGGAGGTGCGGACCCCGTTCCTGGACCAGGACCTGGTGGCCCTCGCGGCGGCCTGCCCGCCGGAGCACAAGGTGGCGCAGGGCGGCAAGGGGGTGCTCAAGGAGGTCGCCCGGGAGGTGCTGCCCCCCGAGCTGGTCGACCGCCCGAAGGGCTACTTCCCGGTGCCGGCGCTGCGCAACGTGGACGGCCCGGTGCGTGACCTGGTCGTCGAGGCGTTGCGGGCGCCGGTGGCGCGGGAGCGCGGCCTGTTCCGGCCGGAGTACGTGGCGGAGCTGCTCGCCGACCCGGAGGCGGCGCAGTCGGCGGCCGGCAGCAACAAACTCTGGCAGCTCGGGCTGCTGGAGCTGTGGCTCCAGACGCACGACATCCGCTGA